In Shewanella sp. VB17, a single genomic region encodes these proteins:
- a CDS encoding FAD-binding oxidoreductase gives MTESRCRSYYNATINSETQYPRLEGEHRVDVAIVGAGFTGVATAVELAERGFKVAIIEANKVGWGATGRNGGQVTGSLSGDTAMTKQLINKLGKDTEQFVWDLRWRGHEIITSRVKKYQIDCDVKFGHLHTAYKPAHMTGIQAFYDEAVKRGMEDEVSLLTQQDIPDYLETPLYHGGLLNKRNMHLHSVNLCIGEARAAQCGGALIFEHSPVLTINDGVLPVVNTAHGSIRANSVVLAGNAYHRLARKQLKGMLFPASLGNCTTAQLSPEVTHAINPHDIAVYDSRLVLDYFRITADHRLMFGGGTNYSGRDSTNITSELRPAIERTFPRLKGVDIEFEWVGMAGIAVNRIPQLGKVSPNVFYCQGYSGHGIATSHVLAEMMAEAIAGQLTEFNVFADMKHIRIPTNEWLGNQAMALGMLYYRLMEKLR, from the coding sequence ATGACTGAATCGAGATGTCGTTCCTATTATAACGCAACCATCAATAGCGAAACTCAATACCCAAGATTGGAAGGGGAGCATAGAGTCGATGTGGCAATTGTGGGTGCTGGTTTTACGGGAGTCGCTACCGCGGTTGAATTGGCAGAGCGTGGCTTTAAAGTTGCGATTATTGAAGCGAATAAGGTGGGGTGGGGAGCCACGGGTCGAAATGGGGGGCAAGTTACAGGCAGTTTATCTGGTGACACAGCAATGACCAAACAGTTGATTAACAAGTTAGGTAAGGATACCGAACAGTTTGTGTGGGATCTGCGCTGGCGTGGTCACGAGATTATTACATCTCGTGTTAAAAAATATCAGATTGATTGTGATGTAAAGTTTGGTCATTTGCACACCGCCTATAAGCCTGCACATATGACAGGGATACAAGCATTTTATGATGAAGCGGTTAAGCGCGGTATGGAGGATGAAGTCTCATTGCTCACTCAACAGGACATTCCTGATTACCTGGAAACGCCACTTTATCATGGTGGTTTATTGAATAAACGTAATATGCATTTACATTCTGTGAACCTGTGCATTGGTGAGGCGAGGGCTGCACAGTGTGGTGGTGCACTTATTTTTGAACACTCACCAGTGTTAACGATCAATGATGGTGTGTTACCTGTTGTGAATACTGCTCATGGTTCCATCAGGGCCAACAGCGTCGTGTTGGCAGGAAATGCTTATCATAGACTTGCAAGAAAGCAGCTAAAAGGCATGTTATTTCCAGCTTCTTTAGGCAATTGCACAACCGCTCAACTCAGTCCTGAGGTGACCCATGCCATTAACCCACACGATATTGCCGTGTATGACAGTCGTTTGGTGCTGGATTATTTTCGTATTACAGCAGATCATCGATTGATGTTTGGTGGTGGTACAAACTATTCAGGACGTGACTCAACAAACATTACATCAGAACTTAGGCCTGCTATTGAACGTACATTCCCTCGATTAAAAGGAGTCGATATCGAGTTTGAGTGGGTAGGCATGGCAGGTATTGCCGTCAATAGAATTCCGCAGTTGGGTAAGGTTTCTCCCAATGTATTTTATTGCCAAGGTTACTCGGGTCATGGCATTGCTACATCTCATGTCTTAGCTGAGATGATGGCTGAGGCTATCGCAGGTCAATTGACCGAGTTTAATGTGTTTGCCGACATGAAACATATTCGTATTCCCACGAATGAATGGTTGGGTAATCAAGCCATGGCGTTAGGGATGCTTTACTATCGTTTGATGGAAAAGCTACGTTAG
- a CDS encoding fumarylacetoacetate hydrolase family protein — translation MNTVTINQRSISPNKVVCVGRNYVEHIKELGNEVPESILLFVKPNSAISTTLTSFHHEAIHYEAELCLLFEKGRFSAVGIGLDLTKRSLQNELKAKGLPWERAKAFDGSVILSEFVEIETLSEQLNFELSINGFKTQVGHIELMMNSPEQILTEITDFMSLQDGDIVMTGTPKGVGIVHANDLFEVRLFDGQTPLIKAHWTAR, via the coding sequence ATGAATACGGTGACAATTAATCAACGAAGCATTAGCCCTAATAAAGTGGTGTGCGTGGGCCGTAATTATGTTGAGCATATCAAGGAGCTGGGTAATGAAGTGCCTGAGTCTATACTATTGTTTGTTAAACCAAACTCAGCCATTTCAACAACATTAACCAGTTTTCATCATGAAGCGATTCATTACGAAGCAGAATTGTGCTTGTTATTTGAAAAAGGTCGGTTTTCCGCTGTCGGTATTGGACTTGATTTGACTAAACGTAGCCTACAGAACGAGCTTAAAGCCAAAGGGTTACCTTGGGAGAGAGCAAAAGCCTTTGATGGGTCGGTGATATTAAGTGAGTTTGTAGAAATAGAAACCCTCAGTGAACAGCTGAATTTTGAGTTGTCAATCAATGGATTTAAGACACAAGTTGGACACATTGAATTGATGATGAACTCACCAGAGCAGATTTTAACGGAAATAACCGATTTTATGAGTCTTCAAGATGGCGATATTGTCATGACAGGAACGCCAAAAGGTGTGGGTATTGTTCATGCGAATGACCTTTTCGAGGTGAGATTATTTGACGGTCAGACTCCGTTGATTAAGGCACATTGGACAGCACGTTAA
- a CDS encoding PAS domain-containing hybrid sensor histidine kinase/response regulator, protein MNLTIFVAVVAIFYVFLLFILAWGGERWFSQFTKKIHVWVYGLSLAVYCSSWSFLGTVGQSAQDLWSFLPIFLGPMLIFTLGFGLLRKMVMVSKAHNITSVADFIAARYGKSQLLAAIVTFIALFGIMPYIALQLKAMVFSLNLFQLEDSHFDGAKVSLVITLILMVFAILFGTRKLDATEHNPGMMLAIAFESLVKLAAFLIVGVVISVGYFDGFDDIWRQAVERDLIGDPTLRIETLLPQLIVGMAAFLCMPRQFHVMMVECSDEETLRRARWIFPIYLLLFGLFVAPLALAGKIILGDSVAADTYVINMPLALDQSGIAIIALLGTLSGATSMVIVAVVTISTMISNEWLIPVMLRTGKIRQTNFSQFSLFLLNARRLSIIIILGLGYVSYLSFMDSDSLFVLGTLSFGGFAQLAPALIGGMYWQQGNRSGVLLGLAVGFGLWCCILLTDAGDISGIFNHDFALLESIKPNVRDMLIALLANCTCYILGSMWFRAGVVERIQASEFVSPRNHKRNNIRRTATVSQQDLLILASRFVSPTRAYESFSRFSEEAVKTDSWHKTASIELIAHTEYMLAAVLGGSSAALVMESIQEGRDLAIDEVFSLVDAASSKIILSQDMLRGAIEHAYEGMSVVDKDLNLVAWNFKYAELYQYPAVFLQEGMPISEVIRFNAQRGFCGEGNIEDKVKTRVQHMRDGTAHVSERQRQDGKVIKIQGNPMPGGGFVMTFTDITQYREDAKTLQDMNETLEARVNKRTYELAMLNSQLLEAKAHEERANASKSKFLAAVGHDLMQPLNAARLFTASLAQYPNLDQEGKTTLSHVNRSLKIAGELLTDLLDISKLDSGMIEVNCQYFAVSDLLDGLGVEFSAMAKDSQITFSMLPCRATIYSDLSLLRRVLQNFLTNAYRYAKGGRVVCGCRYRGDELEIQVLDTGCGIDETETKEIFKEFKRLDNPISHNVSGLGLGLAIADRISRVLDHQIHVTSVLGRGSVFAIRVPLGKKLTEPLHKKTLSLVQPLAGVNVLCIDNEDAILAGLESLLSRWQCEVVCAKNLADARIKLGLKGVAPDIILADYQLDDGQNGMDAMNAIRGLYGSHLPGILITANTNKDLIEDVHQQGYKYMAKMVKPAALRALISSLIKRV, encoded by the coding sequence ATGAACCTGACTATTTTCGTTGCCGTTGTTGCCATTTTTTATGTTTTTTTACTGTTTATTTTGGCTTGGGGAGGTGAACGTTGGTTTAGTCAGTTTACGAAGAAAATTCATGTTTGGGTATATGGATTAAGTTTGGCTGTATATTGTTCATCTTGGAGCTTTTTGGGTACTGTGGGCCAATCGGCACAAGATCTTTGGTCATTTTTGCCTATTTTCCTTGGTCCTATGCTGATTTTCACTTTAGGTTTTGGTTTGCTGAGAAAGATGGTGATGGTTTCTAAGGCTCATAACATCACTTCAGTTGCCGATTTTATTGCTGCCAGATACGGTAAATCTCAATTGCTTGCAGCCATTGTGACCTTCATTGCTCTGTTCGGCATTATGCCATATATCGCCCTGCAGCTTAAGGCGATGGTGTTTAGCCTTAATTTATTTCAGCTTGAAGATTCTCATTTTGATGGGGCTAAAGTATCGCTAGTTATCACTTTGATTTTAATGGTTTTTGCTATTTTATTTGGTACTCGTAAGCTAGATGCCACTGAGCATAATCCCGGTATGATGTTAGCGATCGCGTTCGAGTCCTTAGTTAAGTTAGCCGCTTTTTTGATTGTGGGTGTAGTGATCAGTGTGGGCTATTTTGATGGATTTGATGATATTTGGCGACAAGCCGTCGAAAGAGACTTGATCGGTGATCCGACATTGCGAATTGAAACTTTATTGCCACAACTCATTGTCGGTATGGCGGCATTTTTATGTATGCCTCGGCAGTTTCACGTCATGATGGTGGAATGCAGTGACGAGGAGACTTTACGTCGAGCACGTTGGATTTTCCCCATATATCTATTACTTTTTGGCTTGTTTGTTGCCCCTTTAGCATTGGCGGGGAAAATTATCTTAGGGGATAGTGTTGCAGCCGATACTTATGTGATTAATATGCCTTTGGCGTTAGATCAATCTGGGATAGCTATCATTGCTTTGCTTGGCACCTTGTCTGGTGCGACAAGCATGGTGATTGTGGCTGTGGTGACCATTAGTACTATGATAAGTAATGAATGGTTGATCCCCGTGATGTTACGAACTGGGAAGATCAGACAAACAAACTTTAGTCAGTTTTCTTTATTTTTGCTCAATGCACGTCGGCTCTCTATTATTATTATTCTAGGTTTAGGTTATGTCAGTTACCTGTCATTTATGGACAGTGATTCACTTTTTGTACTTGGGACCTTGTCTTTTGGTGGTTTTGCTCAATTAGCACCTGCATTGATTGGTGGCATGTATTGGCAGCAAGGTAATCGCTCTGGTGTGTTATTAGGTTTGGCTGTTGGCTTTGGGCTGTGGTGTTGTATCTTATTAACAGATGCGGGTGATATCTCAGGGATCTTTAATCATGATTTTGCGTTGCTGGAGTCTATCAAGCCCAATGTTCGTGATATGTTAATCGCGCTGCTGGCCAATTGTACGTGTTATATATTGGGGTCAATGTGGTTCAGAGCTGGGGTCGTTGAACGTATTCAAGCCAGTGAATTTGTTTCCCCTAGAAATCATAAGCGTAATAATATTCGTAGGACAGCGACGGTATCTCAACAGGATCTTTTGATTTTGGCGAGTCGTTTTGTGAGTCCCACACGCGCTTATGAAAGTTTTTCTCGTTTTTCTGAAGAAGCGGTAAAAACCGATAGCTGGCATAAAACCGCGTCAATTGAATTGATTGCGCATACTGAGTATATGTTAGCGGCCGTACTCGGTGGTTCGAGCGCTGCATTGGTAATGGAGTCCATACAAGAAGGGAGAGATCTGGCCATTGATGAGGTTTTTAGTTTAGTTGATGCGGCATCCTCCAAAATTATATTGAGCCAAGATATGCTCAGAGGTGCGATTGAGCACGCCTATGAAGGGATGAGTGTGGTGGACAAAGACCTTAATTTGGTTGCTTGGAATTTCAAATATGCTGAATTATATCAATATCCTGCTGTTTTTTTACAAGAAGGAATGCCGATCAGTGAGGTGATACGTTTTAATGCTCAGCGTGGTTTTTGTGGTGAGGGAAATATTGAAGATAAGGTGAAGACGAGAGTGCAGCATATGCGAGACGGCACAGCTCATGTCTCTGAACGGCAACGCCAAGATGGTAAGGTAATCAAAATACAAGGTAACCCCATGCCTGGTGGTGGTTTTGTGATGACGTTTACTGATATTACTCAGTACCGGGAAGATGCCAAAACTCTGCAAGATATGAATGAGACCTTAGAGGCTAGAGTCAACAAACGGACTTATGAGCTGGCGATGCTCAACAGTCAGTTACTCGAGGCTAAAGCACACGAGGAGCGAGCGAATGCGTCGAAAAGTAAATTTTTAGCTGCAGTGGGCCATGATCTAATGCAGCCGTTAAATGCAGCACGACTGTTTACCGCTTCTTTGGCTCAATACCCCAATTTAGATCAAGAAGGCAAAACCACACTTTCCCATGTGAACCGTTCCCTTAAAATTGCCGGTGAATTGCTTACCGATTTACTTGATATTTCGAAACTAGATTCCGGGATGATTGAAGTTAATTGTCAATATTTTGCCGTTTCTGATTTACTTGATGGTTTAGGTGTGGAGTTTTCCGCAATGGCAAAAGACAGTCAGATCACATTCAGTATGTTGCCTTGCCGCGCCACGATTTACTCTGATCTAAGTTTACTAAGGCGTGTATTACAAAATTTTTTAACCAATGCGTACCGCTATGCCAAAGGGGGGAGAGTGGTATGTGGTTGTCGTTATCGTGGTGATGAATTGGAGATCCAAGTACTCGACACTGGTTGTGGTATAGACGAAACCGAAACGAAGGAGATTTTTAAAGAATTTAAGCGACTCGATAATCCAATCAGTCATAATGTCAGTGGCTTAGGATTAGGTTTAGCCATTGCAGACAGGATCAGCAGAGTGTTAGATCATCAAATCCATGTGACATCAGTGCTAGGACGTGGTTCTGTTTTTGCTATTCGTGTCCCTTTGGGTAAAAAGTTAACTGAGCCACTACATAAAAAGACGTTGAGTTTAGTGCAGCCTTTAGCTGGGGTTAATGTCTTGTGTATTGATAATGAAGATGCCATTTTAGCAGGTTTAGAAAGTTTATTGAGTCGTTGGCAATGTGAGGTTGTTTGCGCAAAAAATTTGGCAGATGCAAGAATTAAATTGGGCCTTAAAGGTGTTGCTCCAGACATCATACTTGCTGATTATCAGCTTGATGATGGTCAAAATGGCATGGATGCAATGAATGCTATTAGGGGGCTATATGGCAGTCATTTACCGGGTATTTTAATCACGGCGAATACTAATAAAGATCTCATTGAAGATGTGCATCAACAAGGCTATAAATATATGGCCAAAATGGTCAAGCCTGCAGCATTACGAGCGCTTATTTCGAGTTTAATTAAGAGAGTGTAA